TTGTCAAAAGCTCAACACACTTAAGTCCAACTGCACTGTAAAACAAAAAGGTCCTGGGGTTCCAGTCAGCTCTCCACAAGGGCATAGAAAAAACCTCATGGATGTGAAATCTCCATTCAAAAGCCCATTTGCCATTTATGTACATACCTGACCTGCATTATTCTCCACCTCCTTTACCACACTGCTTAGCATAGCATCAAGATTTGGTTGCTTTTGCCTTAATTGTTCCAGAAGTAGTTCCCGGGGCTCTGTTCTCACAAGTGTGACTGGATACAAGTAGTCTTTTCTCTGTGGAGTTGTGCCTTTAATGAAGATTATACACTTTTCAGtgtttgctttaatttcaaACCCTCAATTTTACATCAACTCATTACAGAAACCATGCTTTGTTCAGTCACCATTATTTGCATACAGCTTAAAAACAGTACAAGGCTGCCAGTTATATCATGTCCCCATTAACCTTCACTTATGAATTCTGGAACTCAAACTGTTTTCTGTAACCATTCTATCCCCAACCTGCTTAAATACCTGTTGGAACATCCACTTTGAGATCCTCTTGCAGGAAACCATTGACCTGAGTGAGTCCATGCTGTACTTCTTCCTTAAGTGCCAGCTTCTGCTCCACAAGTATCTCCTGATCGACCTTTATCTGATCCAGAAGGCCATTTAGCACCTTCCCCCCAGCTGCCTTTTGTCTGCCAATGTGGTCAGTGATTTCAGCTACTGCTTTATcacagttttcttcatttttctgaaaatgaaacaaaaaaaccaccaactaAAAACACCAAGTTAACAGGAAAGGTAAGACTATGGCCTCATTTCTAAGATGTGGTGCATGATTAGTGACGTGACCTGAAACTAAACAACTGAGACCTCAAATTGAGAAGTTTCAGTGCCAGTTTTACAAGCTCTCAAAATGAGATATCTTCAGAAGAGAGTCAGTTTCTTAGAAAGTATGATCATTTTAGAAAGCTAGTCACAAGATGATGCCATCTGGCTCATGATTCTAATGCACAAACCCTGCACAGAGTTAGGATATTCAACTGAAAATGAACATCCTACAAGCACTAGAAACTTTATGCATTTGtagggggaaaggaaaatgtgttttcagcCATGCCCACTGAAATGAAACTTCTGAAGTGTTCAGCAGGTACAGCAGATACAAAGATGTCTTGAGACCACAAATGCTTTtagagttggacttgatccttGGAGATCCCTTCtaactcagaatattttatgTGAAGGAAGTTTCTAGTTgagcttttccttctgaaaattcACAAAATATTGGATTTGCCTCTTTTATTGcctattacaaaaataaaacaagggtGGAACATGAAATttgtggaaattaaaaaaaacacaaaatgtaaGAAACTTAGACAAGAGGCCAGAACTTGTATATACTCAAAAGGAATGCTTTCTCCCATATTGATTCAATCTGACCAATAAAGTAATTTGCATCCTCCAGAAAATAGCCTGCATTCAATCACTGTGCATCTCCCAAAGACAGTACTGTAGGTAAAGCTTTAGGATTAGAGATAAACACTACCAAGATGATATAAAACATTCCGATTACAAGTTAGCTGTAGGCATTAGTCATGACACCATTTTTTGAGGTTATGGGCACTTGAAGTTCAAAGTCTTCCTCTTAATTTAGGCTTTTGATTTCCTCTAATTACATCTACTTAAGCTCAGTAACACAAGTCTGCTATCAAAACCACCATAGTTTTGTTTTGACTGTAACAGAgaacttttttctcccctctgcaAATTCTGCAATAAAGTTGCATTAGACTACAAATGACTATAGGTACCTTTTGTAAATGCTGAAATTGCTGTTTCTCATCCTGGAATGACAATAGCTGCTGATTAGTAAAGTTGACCATCTGAGCAGTTGTAAATTCACCCCATGTATTGGTATCCTGAGACACATTTTTGAGATTGCTGAGAAGATGTTGACAGTGGTCATTGGATTCTTCCAGCATTGTCTTGTTTTCAGCATTTATGCTCCTGAGCTCTTGAGAGAAATTATCCAGAGATGCAGTAAATTTGCTGTGATTGGAATTTGTATTGCTGACTAGGTCTGTAGTTTTCCTGTAACAACATTTTTGTAAGAGTTCAGAGACTTTGAAAGGTAAATGTTAACACGGCCTGCTTTTAGAAATATGAGACCAAAGCCAGAGAAATAGCACAATTCTATCAAACCAGTTAATTATAATATTGTTTTCTACTTAGTAAATTCACAGCACTTGCAGCAGCAgattcacttaaaaaaaaaaccaaaacccaaaaacacccaccaaaaCCTCGCCAACCAAAACGACCCAAAAGAGAACAAAGGGACCCTAACAACAGGCTAAAAACAACCTCAGCAAGACCTTAAGTTATTCAGTCTGCAATTGAATGAAACATATTGCAACAGATATATTATTATGCTTCAAGCTAAACCTTTATAATATGGAGTTCTGAAGTCCAGACACTGAGGGACACTCCTCAGAGTATTGCTCCCAAAATGATACTTTCTTATTGCGACATGCTCAGGAGACAAGTTCAAGGGCAAGCCTTTCAGAACTATTGTTTACTCTGGGGAAAGGCCAACTATGATCTACACTCTgcggcagagcccagctctAACACACAGGCCATGCCCAGCAGGCTTTATAAGCGCATAAATATGAAGAGCATCCAATTCTGAAGTTCTCTTCATGCATAGTTTATCTTGCATAAGTGTAGAGCAAAGAGAACCTGCTCCTTACAGGTGAACACTTTCTTGCATAGCAGTGATGGTGGTCTTCAGGCTTCCATTTTTCGTGAGTACATCAGTGAAGTTCTTCTGAGTCTCCTGAGCAAACAGGTCAAGCTGGCTTTGCAGTAAAGACATCAATTTGGCTGCACTCTATCAAGAAAATTACCACAAGTTTCACTGTTATTCTGCACTTTTTAACAGTCTTAAAGGGTACTTGAATGCCTGAATAAAAAACGCAGAGTTTTGCAATTCTAAAGCAGAAGGTACAATTTTTGTGTAGTGAAGATACAGACACTTCACTTTTGGAGACATATGTACGTGCACATATACTGGACATACAGCAAGGGGAAATTTTTGCTACATTCCTACATAAACTACTTAAAGCAGTCTAACAAAAGCTGAATAGAACTAGGATCAAGTTACTGTCCTaacatttttctgaagcaaGTATAATGGTTTACTACCACATAGGAGTTTAAATCAAAGCAAACAATCACAGTGTTATGATGTTCTTACTCTAAGGTACCTTTTTATGTGCCAACCTCGTCATTTCCACTTCTtcttttaaactgtcacaattatactggagctgagcaaaACCACCGGCTGtttcttcctgtatttttttcagagtgaGAAAAAGATCTCCAAAGAAGGTGTCCATTTCCTTTTTATGGCCctccatcttaaaaaaaaaaaaaaaatctaactgtAAGTAAAAACTTTATATCTTTATTCAAGAAACTGATATCTGCCCCTAGAATAACTGACCTAGAAACAAACTCTACTCCATGGAAATTGTCAGAAGGTATTAATGAAATACTGTGAGTAAAAGGCAGAAAGTCACACTTGGAACAATCTAAAGCTTGAGACTGGAACTGAGTGTGGAGGCTattccaaacagaaaatttgATATGCAAGGTAGAAAGAAAAGTAGacaaggagcagcaagagcTCATAAGCCATGGACTATCTACTATCTAAGTCTGAAAACCAATAAATAGCTTCCAGACAAGGGGAGTTGATTTCTCATGAGCTCTAATTAACATGAGTGGAAAATGTTTCAGTAAAAGAAACAGGTCACCAGAAAAAAAGACTTATTTTgacaatgggaaaaaatggggggggagggaaaaaaaaaaataggaagaggCTGCAGTTCTACACAAGTACCACAAGATAGACTAGAATTAAGACTTGAAGCAAAGGACTTCAATAAGTGCAGTATTGTTTGCACTTATGGTTGGTAACAAGATAAAACATCACATTTCCCAGGAATCAAAGGGACTATAGAAAAAGTTTGgtacaaaagcagaaaatttttgAGTGCTGGTAAGATTTGCCTaagttgacttttttttcccccccagattTCTAAAATACAGGGGGGAGAGTATATTAAATGTATCATCAAGTCTTTGTTACACAAAGATTAAAGAATTCATCTTTTGCCATTCTGCTGTGGCACTTAGGCAAACAGTTGTGCCAATATAGAGAACAAGCAAATTTACCACactcaagagaagaaaaaactctgaaagaagataaaactcATGGGACAAGATAAGGGGGAAAAGGCCAGACAAGTAGGGGAAACACTCTGACATactgcagaaaaacaattaaCATATTATctataaaataaagaagagCACAAGGCAAAGCGGGAAGTTCTGTGCATTACCTGGTCAGCCACAGCAGAATATTTCTTCATGTTACTCTGGAACTGACAGTTTAACCCCAAGACAAATTCTACCATTGGTGTCAAGCTATTTACCGCTCTTCCTAATCCAGTTTTGTGCTCCTcctaggaagagaaaaaaattaaaccagaacATGGCTGTTCCTTCACCTACACTTGTAAGAAGCTACTGTGTACCTATGCATGGCAGTATAGGCTATACAGCACATTGCAGCTTGTGGGGGTGACATGGGAACGGAAGTGGGGAGGGACAGTCATGGTCAGGTGGTAAAGCAGATACAGGTAAAGAGTATCACTAAAAATTCTATACATTTACAGAACCCCTTTTGATCAAAACCAGTTTCAAATACTTAAGTAAGAGTATGCAAATGTACTAACAATTAATCTCAGCAGCTCCACTTTACAATCAAGTGATAGATTCTCATGCTGTGTTATTTTTTCAGACATGTGAGAAACTTCAGTAGACACCAATTCTTTAAGAGAGGCAAAAGATGCTGATACAACTGATGCAAGGATATCTGCTGTAGAAGAACTGGTAGACAGGAGGTCACCTACAAAAGAAATCCAGAGTTACAAATTTTCCTAAAGTTCCTCCTAAAGTAAGACAGGAACTCTTTTTATTACTCATCACCATATTGCCCTTTACAGAAAGGCTGTGGATCATCCCAGACACATTGTTATTGGTGCAACTATAATCATTGTCACTTAAATAAAGCCACTTCTTTTCTAAAACAGATACATTTTAGGAAGTGGTCTTTGAGGGTACTACAGTATGACTACTAATACAGATATTACACTTACCTATAAAACTTGTGTAAGATGTCAACATCTGTTGCTGCTTCAAACTGTTTTCAGTAATTGAATCTTGTATTTTGCTGAACAAAGCATTCATTTGTCCTGCAAATGTATTTTGGACGACAGCATTGTGCTGATCAACAGCCTTCTTACGGTCCAGCTTCGCATGGAGCCCAGATACATCTTTTGTAGTTTCTTCAACTGTACTTAGTAactataatttttaaagtcatTTTAATAAGTCTTTAAACAAGAAGTCAAGTACACTTTATATAAGGAAAAGCAACAACAGTTCTGAGTTAACGAAGTTATCTCTCTAGGAAGATGGGTGCTTCCCTTTTCATCATCAATTTGCAACTGTTCTGGACCCTGGTATGTCATTTATGCTTTTAGAACATCAAAAAAAATTACCTACTAGAGACCGTTTGTTCTGGCTTTAAAATCAAAGCATTAATAAATGACTCCCCCAGTATTTAAGGAAAGAGGTATCATTTATCCCAGAATAGCAGCTGAAAAATACCTGAGCACTTTAACTTTTTTCTGAACAATCTTGACAGTAAAGGTATTCTTTAAAATAGTACTCAAGCAAGAGGTTTCTAGTACTAGTCCTGCgataaataatttagaaatcaTATAAATTGTGGAATCCAGATTTGTAGTGagcataaataatttctgtaccTATTTGCCTCAAGCACTCCATAACCCATATGTAAAAACCAGGCATTCCCTCCTAATCTTGCAGGAAtccaaacagaaagaaattgtcATGGTGCCTGAAGATACAAGTTCCATCACTTTGCAGTTTAAATAGCAGGACACTCTCTCTCCCTACCTCaagtatattttaataattatgaCTAATCTACAAACACATCCAAGCCATACCCTGTAACACAGAGGTGACAGGGCAACATTATTCAAAGCTTTTGGCTATTTTCCTACCCCAGTTcatagaatgttttgggttggaagggacattaaacaTCATTTAGTTTCAAGCCTCCtaccatggacagggacatgtTCCAGTCGACCAGGTCATTCAGGTACGTATAATTTACTGTTTTGCAGGACCAGACATAAGATTTTGAAAGGAAACTACTTATTCTGCAAAAAACCCTGATAATAGATACTGCGAAGCACTAGAACTCCCATGACAAACCGGCACGAGGGAAAGTTAGTCCCAGACCAACCAAGTGCTTAGCAGTCAGCTGTCAATACTACCACAGAGAGAGTCCTGCAATCTAATCCTCATTTTCCATCTTAAATTCAAGTCTTGTCTCACTCGCATCATGCTTTAGCAACAATTGGTTTCCTTGAACAGCCCATGAAACTCCCAAACATAGAAAGCTGTTTTACAGTAGGTACAAGAACTGTGACAACCTTGCTAGCTGTGCCATGAAGtttttgttcattattttcCAAAACTGAAGCCACATATTCTTCTTCAGCCAGTTGAACCTTGGTTTCTTGCAGATCTTTTTGTGTTTCTTCCAGTTCTTTCTCCTTGATTTGCAAATCTGATTTACACTGTTCGAGTTCATTTTTACTGACTCTGAATAGTTCAGTGACCTAAGTAGGAAGGCAATCATCAAAAGACAACACCACTGTTTATAAATTTGACAGGTCTTATTTCACATCTCTCAAATTACATGACAATGACAGAAGGCAACTTGTCCTCTAGTAATGTAATTTCAGCTGTAGGATCAGGTCTTAAACCTAAACTTTGCATAGTCTTTGTAATCACTGAAAATATCAAGCCAACACCATTCTCACTGTAATAATTGCTTGCTTCCCCTCTCAAAATACAAGAGGGAACTACTGTTCTAGCACAAGGAAAAGAATCCCACTGAACAAACATAGCCAGATAGACTGAAAAGAGTCAGTAAAGCTGATCACATAGGAGTTACATATACCAGCTAATCAATATCTACATTTCTCTTAAACAAGGAGCTCCAATTTTCATGCAATTTGTTAAAAGGAAGCTCATGACCTCTCTCCCCTGATTCTTTGCTCCTAAGCAGATACCTGTCAGCTGAGATAATACCATTTtacaagcagattttttttctgaaaattcaacAAAGCAAATCATAGTAGTAGACGtgaaaacagctttgaaaataaatattgcaaCCTGCAATTTCATATACATTATTTCATATTCCTAAATTCAAGGACTAGGAAACCTCCATTCTTAACTAATTGGGGAATTTTAagaccaacaacaacaaaaagaattttctgACTGTTCTTGCCTtaaacattttagaaattggaagaattaatttcttccaaTTTTTTGCATATTTAAGCCACAGCTGAAAAACATCACTTACCCTTTTCACTTCTTCCTCCATGACACTGATTTTGTCAATATACTCTGTAATTTGTTCTTCCTGAACCGTCAGCTTTCCATTAAGGGCTCTCAAGGAaggattaaaataaacaaacaaattagTCAAGTAAGAGGCCATTTCAAGATTTTACACTGCATTTCcaataatttcaaaaaagaCGTATTGTTAAATTCTATATGAATAGCAGGTCATTTCCACTTAAGGTGGAAAAGATTCACAACAATTTTCCACTGTAAACTTTCTGTGCAACTAGCCCTATTAAAAGTGAAGTCCAATATATCAAGTTCACTTTCCAGTATTAGCttccactgaaaaagaaaaggttgcATGTTGCATAATGCTTATGGGTAAGTTCCACACATacacaaatttctcagtgcaaGCCTATTAGATTTTATCtatataataattaattttgaaagaagtTGACCAAACAGTTAAGTCTCCTAACTATCTTCAACTTCCTGGATTAAAAATAGACCTGAAAGTATTTCTGTAGAAGGATAGGTACCAGTATCCGAGAGCTGTTGCTAGTTATTTTATAGAAATTTTGCAGACATACTCATagttttccacagaaatatAGATTCCATTT
This portion of the Hirundo rustica isolate bHirRus1 chromosome 8, bHirRus1.pri.v3, whole genome shotgun sequence genome encodes:
- the KIF11 gene encoding kinesin-like protein KIF11 gives rise to the protein MASFGSQGGGTKKEEKGKNIQVVVRCRPFNASELKVSSYAVVDCDQARKEVSVRTGGVTDKTSRKTYTFDMVFGAQAKQIDVYRSVVCPILDEVIMGYNCTVFAYGQTGTGKTFTMEGERSPNEEYTWEEDPLAGIIPRTLHQIFEKLTENGTEFSVKVSLLEIYNEELFDLLNPTPDVGERLQMFDDPRNKRGVIIKGLEEVTVHNKNQVYQILERGAAKRTTAATYMNAYSSRSHSVFSITIHMKETTVDGEELVKIGKLNLVDLAGSENIGRSGAVDKRAREAGNINQSLLTLGRVITALVERAPHIPYRESKLTRILQDSLGGRTKTSIIATISPASVNLEETLSTLEYAHRAKNIMNKPEVNQKLTKKALIKEYTEEIERLKRDLAAAREKNGIYISVENYEALNGKLTVQEEQITEYIDKISVMEEEVKRVTELFRVSKNELEQCKSDLQIKEKELEETQKDLQETKVQLAEEEYVASVLENNEQKLHGTASKLLSTVEETTKDVSGLHAKLDRKKAVDQHNAVVQNTFAGQMNALFSKIQDSITENSLKQQQMLTSYTSFIGDLLSTSSSTADILASVVSASFASLKELVSTEVSHMSEKITQHENLSLDCKVELLRLIEEHKTGLGRAVNSLTPMVEFVLGLNCQFQSNMKKYSAVADQMEGHKKEMDTFFGDLFLTLKKIQEETAGGFAQLQYNCDSLKEEVEMTRLAHKKSAAKLMSLLQSQLDLFAQETQKNFTDVLTKNGSLKTTITAMQESVHLKTTDLVSNTNSNHSKFTASLDNFSQELRSINAENKTMLEESNDHCQHLLSNLKNVSQDTNTWGEFTTAQMVNFTNQQLLSFQDEKQQFQHLQKKNEENCDKAVAEITDHIGRQKAAGGKVLNGLLDQIKVDQEILVEQKLALKEEVQHGLTQVNGFLQEDLKVDVPTGTTPQRKDYLYPVTLVRTEPRELLLEQLRQKQPNLDAMLSSVVKEVENNAGQDLLEEEGELQEPSESLASDKYLMDTSIYCHTNGGIPFFQHKRSLKKGKENKSAATVENKVEDMAEEFLQKSKHPLRLLN